The Zygosaccharomyces rouxii strain CBS732 chromosome A complete sequence genome window below encodes:
- the HHF2 gene encoding histone H4 (highly similar to uniprot|P02309 YBR009C and to uniprot|P02309 YNL030W Saccharomyces cerevisiae, HHF1 and HHF2, two identical histone H4 proteins; core histone required for chromatin assembly and chromosome function; contributes to telomeric silencing; N-terminal domain involved in maintaining genomic integrity), whose translation MSGRGKGGKGLGKGGAKRHRKILRDNIQGITKPAIRRLARRGGVKRISGLIYEEVRAVLKTFLESVIRDAVTYTEHAKRKTVTSLDVVYALKRQGRTLYGFGG comes from the coding sequence ATGTCCGGTAGAGGAAAAGGTGGTAAAGGTCTAGGTAAAGGTGGTGCTAAGCGTCACAGAAAGATTCTTAGAGATAACATTCAAGGTATCACTAAGCCAGCTATTAGAAGATTAGCAAGAAGAGGTGGTGTTAAGCGTATCTCTGGTTTGATCTACGAAGAAGTGAGAGCTGTTCTAAAGACATTTTTGGAATCTGTTATTAGAGATGCAGTTACCTATACTGAACACGCAAAGAGAAAGACAGTCACTTCGCTGGACGTCGTGTACGCTCTAAAGAGACAGGGTAGAACCCTTTATGGTTTTGGTGGTTAA
- the SSN8 gene encoding cyclin-dependent protein serine/threonine kinase regulator SSN8 (highly similar to uniprot|P47821 Saccharomyces cerevisiae YNL025C SSN8 Component of RNA polymerase II holoenzyme involved in RNA pol II carboxy-terminal domain phosphorylation) codes for MSGSYWPSTQRRKWQFTKESLAKERQKLWVMECQLFPQGLNIVMDSKQNGTSRVTTKNIPITHKDLHYDKDYNLRIYCYFLIMKLGRRLNIRQCALATAHVYLSRFLLRVSVREVNLYLLVTTCVYLACKVEECPQYIRTLVSESRSLWPEFVPPDPTKVTEFEFYLLEELQSYLVVYHPYSTMEQIVNVLEQPPFHMQLSSEDLQNCWSLINDSYINDAHLTYPPHIIAISCLFITISMKAGAAKNAIQNSQTNMQAMSETEASLAQALKHQEIFNRFLAESQVDLEEVTDTIQELISLYDHWDKYHEPWIKFLLHTLYLRSPNSTARSS; via the coding sequence ATGTCCGGTAGCTACTGGCCATCAActcaaagaagaaaatggcAATTCACCAAGGAGTCCCTTGCCAAGGAGAGACAAAAATTGTGGGTAATGGAATGTCAATTGTTTCCTCAAGGACTTAATATTGTAATGGATTCCAAACAAAATGGTACTAGTCGTGTTACGACCAAAAATATTCCCATTACTCATAAGGATCTACACTACGATAAGGATTACAACCTCCGAATATACTGCTATTTTTTAATAATGAAGTTAGGGAGGAGGTTAAACATTAGACAATGTGCACTTGCTACTGCCCATGTATATCTATCGCGATTTCTGCTACGAGTTTCTGTTAGAGAGGTAAATCTCTACCTTTTGGTAACCACATGTGTGTATTTGGCATGCAAAGTAGAAGAGTGTCCTCAGTACATTAGAACCCTTGTTAGTGAATCAAGGTCTCTTTGGCCTGAATTTGTACCGCCAGATCCGACTAAGGTCacagaatttgaattttaccTACTTGAAGAACTGCAGAGTTATTTGGTAGTTTATCATCCTTATAGTACTATGGAACAAATTGTCAATGTACTGGAACAACCGCCTTTCCATATGCAACTGTCTTCggaagatttacaaaattgtTGGTCTTTAATCAATGACAGCTATATCAATGATGCACATCTAACATATCCTCCTCATATTATAGCCATTTCCTGTCTTTTCATAACGATTTCAATGAAAGCAGGTGCCGCTAAGAATGCCATACAGAATTCTCAAACTAATATGCAGGCCATGAGTGAGACCGAAGCTAGTCTGGCACAAGCTCTCAAGcatcaagaaattttcaacCGATTTCTCGCAGAGTCACAAGTGGATTTAGAGGAAGTCACAGATACtattcaagaattgatttcaCTTTACGATCATTGGGATAAATATCACGAACCGTGGATTAAATTCCTATTACACACTTTATATTTAAGATCACCAAATTCAACCGCTAGGTCATCATGA
- the TRM12 gene encoding tRNA(Phe) (4-demethylwyosine(37)-C(7)) aminocarboxypropyltransferase (similar to uniprot|Q04235 Saccharomyces cerevisiae YML005W TRM12 Putative tRNA methyltransferase has a role in tRNA modification S-adenosylmethionine-dependent methyltransferase of the seven beta-strand family) — protein sequence MAWEIVVNDSKLIKAIKNELESKSLFVKPIYREGSKSVIRTGIDDADDEVLGRYGSCKRWYELDRGDTDGGNQIVRYTRKYLIDHNCLSQELMEFVPLRYTIYTPLLLFNNSEKSFNNDNWNRFFAAHDPQDFFAGLAQCFPQVTHIAINMPIVESDTMRRPFQLHPLYGEFNGKLSANYWLHPTQQDFENTLWCHTVQNGIHQYWAPMFTMFSRGNIKEKKRILDTFEGIEGNDVVDLYAGIGYFTLSYLKRGARNCFCFELNPWSTQALKRGVTANGFNSEKVHVYTENNINALERIKNFEPKDLRIRHINLGLLPSSKDGWSIAQSIIHYQDSLSDENHKVTLHIHENVHVDRLQDGTFIQSTIDHLSMDRNHNYSATHLERIKTFAPDVWHVCLDVDVHGKSKN from the coding sequence ATGGCATGGGAGATTGTCGTGAATGACTCTAAACTGATCAAAGCCATCAAGAACGAATTGGAATCGAAATCCCTTTTCGTGAAGCCCATATACAGAGAAGGGTCAAAGAGCGTTATTAGAACAGGTATCGATGATGCAGATGATGAGGTCCTAGGACGATATGGCAGTTGTAAGAGATGGTACGAGTTGGACCGTGGTGATACTGATGGTGGGAATCAAATAGTCAGATACACAAGAAAGTACTTGATAGATCACAACTGTCTCTCGCAAGAATTGATGGAATTTGTGCCGCTACGATATACGATATACACACCGCTGTTACTGTTCAACAATTCGGAAAAATCGTTTAACAATGATAATTGGAATCGATTCTTTGCAGCACACGATCCCCAGGATTTTTTTGCCGGATTGGCCCAATGTTTCCCTCAAGTAACCCATATAGCCATCAACATGCCCATCGTTGAATCTGATACAATGAGGAGACCGTTCCAACTGCACCCCTTGTATGGGGAATTCAATGGTAAGCTAAGCGCCAACTACTGGCTACATCCAACTCAACAGGATTTCGAAAATACCCTCTGGTGTCATACCGTACAAAACGGTATTCACCAGTACTGGGCCCCCATGTTCACTATGTTTAGCAGAGGTAACatcaaggaaaagaaaaggatttTGGACACGTttgaaggaattgaagGTAACGATGTGGTAGATTTGTATGCAGGAATTGGTTATTTCACATTGAGTTATCTAAAGCGTGGTGCCAGAAACTGCTTCTGCTTCGAATTGAACCCATGGAGTACGCAAGCACTGAAACGAGGTGTTACCGCCAATGGATTCAATTCAGAAAAAGTACACGTCTATACCGAAAATAACATCAATGCACTGGAGAGAATTAAGAATTTCGAACCCAAAGATCTACGCATTCGTCACATCAACCTGGGACTCTTACCTTCAAGCAAAGATGGATGGTCGATAGCTCAATCTATTATCCACTACCAGGACTCATTATCGGATGAAAATCACAAGGTTACTCTGCATATCCACGAGAACGTCCACGTTGATCGATTGCAAGACGGTACATTTATCCAAAGTACCATTGATCACTTATCAATGGACAGAAATCACAACTACAGTGCTACacatttggaaagaataaaaacatTTGCGCCTGACGTCTGGCATGTCTGCCTCGATGTCGACGTACATGGGAAGTCGAAGAATTAA
- a CDS encoding glycosyltransferase family 15 protein (similar to uniprot|P40504 Saccharomyces cerevisiae YIL085C KTR7 Putative mannosyltransferase involved in protein glycosylation member of the KRE2/MNT1 mannosyltransferase family or uniprot|P53966 Saccharomyces cerevisiae YNL029C KTR5) — protein sequence MLRIRAKVRRACEEISDNREFFLTLAASIVFLFVLLTKVFVKGVVFPIETSDKYIGSDRDKPFYEGCVDTMQYLKDPAYTKMNATFVMLTRNEEIDGVLHSVNSLESRFNQWFHYPYVFLNDVPFSEEFKREIKNAVSGEVQFGLVDKYMWQIPEETSDPRAFKNAIDTQGDRGFLYGGSASYHRMCRFYSGSFYRHPLVQRHEWYWRVEPEVDFYCDITYDPFFEMARHNKKYGFNILIEEIYATVPNLFRYTMAFIKKYRIKTKTLWKLFSMNHYILKTSNQELQDWVNFYRDVEPKLVEKLIIEDFLKGEDPEDSIGLNFLIRRSKSSTPIVEDKFENEEYNLIHFWSNFEIARVDTFDNPIYNAYFEYLDKMGGFWRERWGDAPVHSLGLGLTMNVEDIHYFRDIGYQHSVMAHCPKNAPHKQLVYKEGDPRHKRGYFKNWYDSTSENGSGCRCSCPSQRDTEDKSSECMDRWKNLLTADDAELDGGRHSGYVDTNKVERKLKQKLFQSD from the coding sequence ATGCTAAGGATAAGAGCGAAGGTTAGGAGAGCTTGTGAGGAAATCTCCGATAATAGAGAGTTCTTCCTGACGCTGGCGGCTTCAATTGTATTTTTATTTGTACTTTTAACTAAAGTTTTCGTCAAGGGGGTTGTTTTCCCCATAGAAACTTCAGACAAGTACATTGGTTCTGATAGGGATAAGCCATTTTACGAAGGATGTGTGGACACTATGCAATATTTGAAGGATCCTGCTTATACAAAGATGAACGCGACATTTGTCATGTTGACCAGAAATGAAGAAATCGACGGAGTTTTGCATAGTGTAAACAGTTTAGAATCACGTTTCAATCAATGGTTCCATTATCCCTACGTATTCCTAAATGACGTTCCCTTTAGTGAAGAGTTCAAGAgagaaattaaaaatgcTGTAAGTGGAGAAGTACAATTTGGTCTTGTTGATAAATATATGTGGCAAATTCCAGAGGAAACGAGTGATCCAAGGGCATTTAAAAATGCGATAGATACTCAGGGTGATAGAGGGTTTCTTTACGGTGGGTCTGCATCTTACCATCGTATGTGTCGATTTTATTCAGGTTCGTTCTATAGGCATCCATTAGTGCAGCGTCACGAGTGGTATTGGAGGGTAGAGCCTGAAGTTGATTTTTACTGTGATATTACTTATGATCCATTTTTCGAAATGGCTAGACATAACAAGAAATATGGGTTTAACATTTTGATCGAAGAAATCTATGCTACCGTCCCCAATTTGTTCCGTTATACAATGGCATTCATCAAAAAATATAGAATAAAAACGAAGACACTTTGGAAATTATTTTCTATGAACCACTACATTTTGAAGACGTcaaatcaagaattacagGATTGGGTTAATTTTTACAGGGATGTAGAGCCAAAGCTAGTTGAAAAACTTATCattgaagattttttgaaaggtgAAGATCCAGAAGATAGTATTGgtttgaatttcttgattagaagatcaaaatcatcaactCCCATTGTAGAggataaatttgaaaatgagGAGTACAACTTGATTCACTTCtggtcaaattttgaaattgctCGTGTCGATACTTTTGATAATCCAATTTATAATGCATATTTTGAgtatttggataaaatggGTGGTTTTTGGAGAGAACGTTGGGGTGATGCTCCTGTACATTCCTTAGGACTTGGTTTAACTATGAATGTAGAAGATATCCATTATTTTAGAGACATTGGTTATCAACATAGTGTCATGGCTCATTGTCCAAAGAATGCTCCTCATAAACAATTGGTTTATAAAGAAGGCGATCCTCGCCATAAGCGTGGATACTTTAAAAACTGGTATGATTCAACTTCTGAAAATGGTTCTGGGTGCCGTTGTTCATGCCCAAGTCAAAGGGATACAGAAGATAAATCTTCGGAATGTATGGATcgttggaagaatttgctAACGGCTGACGATGCAGAACTAGATGGTGGTCGTCATTCTGGATATGTCGACACAAACAAAGTAGAAAGGAAGCTTAAACAAAAATTATTCCAATCAGATTAA
- the AVT7 gene encoding Avt7p (similar to uniprot|P40501 Saccharomyces cerevisiae YIL088C AVT7 Putative transporter member of a family of seven S. cerevisiae genes (AVT1-7) related to vesicular GABA-glycine transporters), with protein MQPTGTVRSSVINLVKTIVGAGLLAIPYAFKSDGVLVGVLLILLAAITSGFGLFVLGKCSKTLIDPRDSSFFSLCMLTYPSLSPLFDLAMITQCFGVGLSYLVLIGDVFPGLFGGQRDWWIVGSSLVVVPLCLLKKLDSLKYSSIIGLFALAYLSLLILSTFVYEYSSGRYEEVRGDISWWSVYDYKGLMSTFSIIIFAYTGSMNLFSIVNELRNNTMTNITAVVNRSIAIATVFFIAVALAGYLTFGSNTLGNIMLNYDDTSIYVHIGKFCLGSMVVLTFPLLFHPCRIAVNNLCVWAQLQREKRAESHQECEPLNPNTPSSVRPISLSVQDSDSRSLVNSYGATQGNEEIEDLEVAGNGSPHVNIPDGRFYIITALLLIAMYALALNVNSFATVLAFVGATGSTSISFTLPGLFGYKLIGTDYLAAGQVIPSLEVFYKRCSFLLTWFGLGVMFLSLYVIYTNGAG; from the coding sequence ATGCAGCCTACAGGGACAGTTAGGTCCTCGGTGATCAATCTGGTCAAGACCATCGTTGGTGCAGGTTTACTGGCTATTCCATATGCTTTTAAAAGTGATGGTGTACTTGTAGGTGTACTGTTGATTTTACTCGCTGCAATTACATCTGGATTTGGACTTTTCGTTTTAGGTAAATGTTCCAAGACATTGATAGACCCTAGGGATTCCtcattcttttcattatgTATGCTGACCTATCCATCATTGTCTCCTCTTTTCGATTTAGCTATGATAACCCAATGCTTTGGTGTCGGTTTGAGTTATCTTGTTCTCATTGGTGATGTGTTCCCTGGTTTATTTGGTGGTCAAAGGGATTGGTGGATTGTTGGTTCATCTTTAGTGGTAGTACCACTTTGTCTGcttaaaaaattggatagtTTGAAATATTCCAGTATAATTGGTCTCTTCGCACTTGCTTATTTATCCCTGCTCATCCTTTCAACTTTTGTGTATGAGTATTCAAGTGGACGTTATGAGGAGGTAAGAGGTGATATCTCTTGGTGGTCAGTATATGATTATAAGGGGCTTATGTCAACTTTTAGTATCATTATTTTCGCCTATACCGGTTCTATGAATTTGTTCAGTATTGTCAATGAACTTAGAAATAATACTATGACAAATATTACAGCCGTAGTTAATCGATCAATTGCCATCGCAACAGTTTTCTTTATAGCTGTGGCGCTTGCAGGTTACCTAACATTTGGTAGTAACACTTTGGGCAATATTATGTTGAACTACGATGACACATCTATCTATGTGCATATTGGTAAGTTTTGCCTTGGATCCATGGTAGTGCTGACTTTTCCCCTGCTGTTCCATCCATGTCGTATAGCGGTTAACAACTTATGCGTGTGGGCTCAGCTGCAACGTGAAAAGAGAGCTGAATCACACCAAGAGTGTGAGCCTTTAAACCCAAATACACCATCTAGCGTTAGACCCATTAGTTTGTCAGTGCAGGATAGTGATAGTAGATCATTGGTCAATTCCTATGGTGCTACGCAAggtaatgaagaaattgaagatttagaagtAGCAGGCAATGGTAGCCCTCATGTGAATATACCCGATGGTAGATTTTATATTATTACGGCGCTACTTCTAATTGCGATGTATGCTCTTGCTCTAAATGTCAATTCGTTCGCTACTGTCCTGGCATTTGTGGGGGCAACCGGATCAACATCCATTTCATTCACGCTACCGGGGTTATTTGGTTACAAGTTGATTGGTACAGATTATTTGGCTGCAGGACAAGTAATTCCATCTTTGGAAGTTTTTTATAAAAGATGCAGTTTCCTATTAACCTGGTTTGGGCTCGGTGTGATGTTCTTGTCCCTCTACGTGATCTACACGAATGGTGCTGGTTAA
- the SIW14 gene encoding putative tyrosine protein phosphatase SIW14 (some similarities with uniprot|P53965 Saccharomyces cerevisiae YNL032W SIW14 Tyrosine phosphatase that plays a role in actin filament organization and endocytosis localized to the cytoplasm) codes for MTNEVVPPENFSHVVGEIYRSSFPRVENFYFLKHRLKLKSVLVLIPEELPPENEEFLQEAGIQLFQVGMSGNKEPFVNIPGDELTRAMEIVLNPQHQPILIHCNRGKHRTGCLIGCIRKLQNWSLTMIFDEYRRFAFPKARALDQQFIEMYNDSDIKRIASANNWLPIQW; via the coding sequence ATGACTAATGAAGTAGTACCGCCAGAGAACTTTAGCCatgttgttggtgaaatcTATAGAAGCAGTTTTCCACGAGTCGAAAACTTCTACTTTCTCAAGCATCGTCTCAAATTAAAATCAGTTTTAGTGCTGATACCAGAAGAACTACCACCAGAGAATGAAGAGTTTTTACAAGAAGCCGGAATTCAACTTTTCCAAGTGGGTATGAGTGGTAACAAGGAACCCTTTGTCAATATTCCAGGTGACGAACTTACAAGAGCTATGGAAATCGTACTAAATCCACAACATCAACCGATTCTCATCCACTGTAATCGTGGTAAACACAGAACCGGTTGTCTAATAGGATGTATTCGCAAACTACAAAATTGGTCTCTGACCATGATATTCGACGAATACCGTCGCTTTGCCTTTCCCAAGGCTAGAGCTCTCGATCAACAGTTCATCGAAATGTACAATGATTCTGatatcaagagaattgCTTCTGCAAACAACTGGCTACCTATACAGTGGTAA
- the AIM19 gene encoding Aim19p (similar to uniprot|P40502 Saccharomyces cerevisiae YIL087C Hypothetical ORF), which produces MENPSNSTGHLPKQSFLARLYSHTTTPAPGIANAALLLATPIVSPGIQNPANAVERAGRVQLLNKFTRPQYLGPSKRVALLFGGANALGAWIIHDQDLESGAGFLAAWSTLYLIVGGRGSIKAVRYGKVWPLVLTAASGLNALLYSRRFISGAGALV; this is translated from the coding sequence ATGGAGAACCCCAGTAATAGTACCGGTCATCTACCTAAGCAGTCCTTTCTAGCTCGTTTGTACAGCCATACTACCACACCTGCACCGGGAATAGCGAACGCAGCCCTCCTTTTGGCAACACCGATTGTGTCTCCAGGAATACAGAATCCAGCAAATGCGGTGGAACGTGCAGGCAGAGTTCAGTTGCTCAACAAGTTTACTAGGCCGCAATATTTGGGACCAAGCAAACGTGTGGCTCTTCTGTTTGGTGGTGCTAATGCGCTCGGTGCATGGATAATTCATGATCAAGACCTAGAGTCAGGTGCAGGGTTCCTGGCCGCCTGGTCTACTCTTTATTTAATTGTAGGTGGTAGAGGGTCTATTAAGGCAGTACGGTACGGAAAGGTCTGGCCGCTTGTACTAACCGCTGCTTCAGGGCTTAATGCCCTACTGTACAGTAGACGGTTTATCTCTGGTGCTGGTGCACTAGTATAA
- the SDS3 gene encoding Sds3p (similar to uniprot|P40505 Saccharomyces cerevisiae YIL084C), whose protein sequence is MSQRQTAQDVSRKDKRRHNIESKVGKIYQTFVLDKDSYYKDRLTALQTDLTTLHQGNNKSYLRTLRDYEEERDLELVRLRLFEEYRVSRSGVEFQEDIEKAKVEHERLVKLCKEKLYENIQHKIKMLQEDRLLMDVANAHSYAIDYYRGKYQKHTRSHGANGWESSSNEVGGAGTGRGDSANESATDTGTERRSLRRRAATKGAPATSRLASHAEESDFQTNYSSAQGGTNNQNAGGGGPISALKSQDARSTDVNSDSEFMQDISDHAELYALLFGEKEQDNRTSERRKHRTSQRYTAKSAPPLPSLNQDEVSEDIAMIRQMTDQPPAPFKPKTSE, encoded by the coding sequence ATGAGTCAAAGGCAAACTGCACAGGATGTGTCACGTAAGGATAAGAGAAGGCATAACATTGAGTCTAAAGTTGGTAAAATTTACCAAACTTTTGTGTTAGACAAGGATTCCTATTACAAGGATAGACTCACTGCATTGCAAACTGATCTGACAACACTGCACCAGGGCAACAATAAATCTTATCTGAGGACATTACGCGATTATGAAGAGGAAAGggatttggaattggtaAGATTACGTCTTTTCGAGGAGTATAGAGTCTCCCGCTCAGGTGTTGAGTTCCAAGAAGACATTGAGAAGGCCAAGGTGGAACATGAAAGGCTGGTGAAATTGTGTAAGGAGAAACTGTACGAAAACATTCAACATAAGATTAAAATGCTACAGGAGGATAGGTTACTTATGGATGTTGCCAATGCCCACTCCTATGCTATCGACTATTACAGGGGTAAATACCAGAAACATACAAGAAGCCATGGTGCGAATGGATGGGAATCATCGTCAAATGAGGTcggtggtgctggtactGGTAGAGGTGATTCCGCTAACGAAAGTGCTACTGACACAGGTACAGAAAGAAGATCCctaagaagaagagcaGCCACAAAGGGTGCACCGGCAACGTCAAGGTTGGCAAGCCATGCTGAGGAGTCAGACTTCCAAACCAATTATTCATCAGCACAAGGTGGGACTAATAATCAAaatgctggtggtggtggtccCATTTCTGCATTGAAAAGCCAGGATGCACGTTCGACGGATGTCAATTCTGATTCAGAATTCATGCAAGATATAAGCGACCATGCAGAGCTGTATGCATTACTATTTGGAGAAAAGGAACAAGATAATAGAACCAGcgaaagaagaaaacatAGGACATCACAAAGGTATACTGCTAAATCTGCACCTCCATTACCTTCTTTGAATCAAGATGAAGTCTCCGAAGATATTGCTATGATACGTCAAATGACAGACCAACCACCGGCACCCTTCAAACCGAAGACATCAGAATAA
- the HHT2 gene encoding histone H3 (highly similar to uniprot|P61830 Saccharomyces cerevisiae YNL031C one of two identical histone H3 proteins): MARTKQTARKSTGGKAPRKQLASKAARKSAPSTGGVKKPHRYKPGTVALREIRRFQKSTELLIRKLPFQRLVREIAQDFKTDLRFQSSAIGALQESVEAYLVSLFEDTNLAAIHAKRVTIQKKDIKLARRLRGERS, from the coding sequence ATGGCAAGAACTAAGCAGACAGCTAGAAAGTCTACTGGTGGTAAGGCCCCAAGAAAGCAACTTGCCTCTAAGGCAGCAAGAAAGTCAGCACCATCCACCGGTGGTGTTAAGAAGCCACACAGATATAAGCCAGGTACCGTTGCCTTGAgagaaattagaagatttcaaaaatctaCTGAACTTTTGATCAGAAAGTTACCGTTCCAAAGATTGGTTAGAGAAATTGCTCAAGATTTCAAGACCGATTTGAGATTCCAATCTTCTGCTATTGGTGCTTTGCAAGAATCCGTCGAAGCATACCTAGTGTCTCTATTCGAAGATACTAACTTGGCTGCTATTCACGCTAAGCGTGTTACtattcaaaagaaggatATCAAATTGGCTAGAAGACTAAGAGGTGAAAGATCCTAA